The proteins below are encoded in one region of Pelagibacterium flavum:
- a CDS encoding HD family hydrolase codes for MARAQSRAWQRMLSGRRLDLLDPSPIDVELSDIAHGLARVARWNGQTKGDYAFSVAQHSVLVLEIASAMDPEIDDKGRLYALLHDAPEYVMGDIISPFKAAMGGNYREVEARLLGAIHVRFGLPAIAPAALTKLIKRADREAAFFEAVNLAGFAPDEARKFFGEPTLAGFDLPGFERLIRPWPTQQAHDHFVDVFESLGT; via the coding sequence ATGGCACGCGCACAATCCCGCGCCTGGCAGCGCATGCTTTCGGGGCGTCGCCTCGATCTTTTGGACCCTTCCCCCATCGATGTGGAACTATCCGACATTGCGCACGGGCTGGCGCGCGTGGCGCGGTGGAACGGGCAGACCAAGGGCGATTACGCATTTTCGGTGGCTCAGCATTCGGTGCTGGTGCTCGAGATCGCTTCGGCCATGGATCCAGAGATCGATGACAAGGGGCGGCTCTATGCCCTGCTCCATGACGCGCCCGAATATGTGATGGGCGATATCATCTCCCCTTTCAAGGCTGCCATGGGCGGCAATTATCGCGAGGTGGAGGCGCGCCTGCTTGGGGCTATCCATGTCCGGTTCGGCTTGCCAGCCATCGCGCCGGCGGCCCTGACAAAGCTGATCAAGCGGGCTGATCGGGAGGCGGCGTTCTTCGAGGCGGTCAATCTGGCCGGCTTTGCCCCCGACGAAGCACGGAAGTTCTTTGGAGAACCGACACTTGCAGGGTTCGATCTTCCGGGCTTTGAGCGGCTGATCCGGCCATGGCCGACCCAACAGGCCCACGACCATTTCGTGGATGTGTTCGAGAGCCTGGGCACTTAA
- a CDS encoding cell wall hydrolase, with protein MAYGISPVRANPARASRKVLKALGALTLSVVAYGFAVPGTGGFRAVDPATELPPTPMASLDFEGDQPVISGTVAPLFQSAMFSGPNRTDKTDRARPEVNLVAFSQAFDAVRLSIASARSAGDPYTTQQSGVMVAEGDEVESEGPRISVASIDPDMVNSSGLAAIDAISEQADRDPNIPSPVGVPETLAYGRANTPATEFTVSHTYSEREQWCMATGIYFEARGESYRGQVAVAQVIMNRVAHPNYPDTICGVVYQNQHRRNACQFSFACDGKTNVNRTSEVAAWDLAQSITQEVLNEEIYLTEVADATHYHATYVRPAWARNMDKLAQVGLHVFYRFKPGWRFG; from the coding sequence ATGGCGTATGGGATCTCCCCGGTGCGTGCCAACCCGGCGCGTGCCTCGCGAAAAGTTTTGAAAGCTCTAGGGGCACTGACGCTCAGTGTCGTTGCTTATGGCTTTGCGGTCCCCGGGACCGGTGGCTTCCGCGCCGTCGATCCCGCAACCGAACTTCCCCCAACCCCGATGGCGTCTCTCGATTTCGAGGGCGACCAGCCCGTCATCTCCGGCACGGTGGCTCCGCTTTTCCAGTCCGCGATGTTCTCGGGCCCCAACAGAACCGACAAGACCGACAGGGCGCGTCCCGAGGTCAATCTTGTTGCCTTTTCCCAGGCCTTTGATGCGGTGCGGCTCTCGATTGCATCGGCCCGTTCCGCTGGTGATCCCTACACCACCCAGCAATCGGGCGTTATGGTTGCCGAGGGTGATGAGGTTGAGAGCGAGGGGCCACGCATTTCCGTCGCCTCGATCGATCCCGACATGGTCAACTCATCTGGTCTGGCCGCCATCGACGCTATTTCCGAACAGGCGGATCGGGACCCCAATATCCCGAGCCCGGTCGGCGTTCCCGAAACGCTGGCCTATGGCCGCGCCAATACCCCGGCCACCGAGTTCACCGTCAGCCACACCTATTCCGAGCGTGAACAGTGGTGCATGGCGACGGGCATCTATTTTGAGGCGCGCGGCGAAAGCTATCGCGGCCAGGTCGCCGTCGCCCAGGTCATCATGAATCGCGTGGCTCACCCCAACTATCCCGACACCATCTGTGGAGTGGTCTATCAGAACCAGCATCGCCGCAATGCATGCCAGTTCTCATTTGCATGCGATGGCAAGACCAACGTCAACCGCACTTCGGAAGTGGCGGCCTGGGATCTCGCGCAGTCCATCACCCAGGAAGTGCTCAACGAGGAAATCTATCTGACCGAGGTCGCCGACGCGACACACTACCACGCGACCTATGTCCGCCCGGCATGGGCGCGCAACATGGACAAGCTGGCCCAGGTCGGATTGCACGTCTTTTACAGGTTCAAGCCGGGCTGGCGGTTTGGCTAA
- a CDS encoding putative PEP-binding protein codes for MSRAQLRLLVGKARWLHVAADAGLAVAPTIAITRTAWDALQAERKTGTDTLRKVWVTTLFKLVTPGKQPPELVVRTSAPRHIAGLQPARTGLSAPANELEAVDPHRAMGKAINAAFASYGPPLAGWASEAEREARDSQIVIVQATVSGRIEHFLSRNTTTGRLGPVAMPGEPLPKLPVSTAKLIETIDAASGQHMACVVSIEGNVARLVSARPVQVSAGAQLEAAVERVDAKVWMPAEAVRRFNPTQLSQLLHPRLTDDHRAVAIASGLGVSPGAASGEIVFTPDDAARCRARGRHCILVVMETGPGDIEGMKAATGFVTARGGMTSHAAVVARITGKPCVAGLRILQIDAENGTCKIGDQTFTTGQRITIDGSEGAIYEGALPLSRPHIGGALSRLLDWADDSRTIAVRTNAETIEAARTALSFGAEGIGLARSEHMFFSGERMRALRRLILSENEQDRATALEGLVDYQAADYAALFQTMQNKPVNVRLFDPPLHEFLPRSEDDIEDTAEALGLSLKALKARLQRLDEVNPMLGHRGVRLVITYPEILAMQVRALVAGVEAAMDNQDLPVNLEIMVPFVTSAREVAWVKSRIMDIVGNAPVFQRGANLAFGTMIELPRACLRAGDIAKEVDFISFGTNDLTQTTYGISRDDAPAFLATYHRRGLYDVDPFVTIDQRGVGELIRIAIERGRAVNPHLKVGICGEHAGETNSLRFFSGLDIDYVSCSPYRVPVARMVLAQSDNAS; via the coding sequence TTGAGCCGCGCACAATTGCGTCTTCTGGTCGGCAAGGCGCGCTGGCTGCACGTGGCCGCCGATGCCGGGCTCGCAGTAGCACCCACTATCGCCATCACCCGGACGGCGTGGGATGCGCTCCAGGCCGAGCGCAAGACCGGGACCGACACGCTGCGCAAGGTCTGGGTCACCACTCTCTTCAAGCTGGTAACACCGGGCAAACAGCCGCCGGAGCTGGTCGTTCGCACCTCTGCCCCGCGCCATATCGCCGGCCTCCAGCCCGCGCGCACGGGGTTGTCAGCGCCTGCCAACGAACTTGAAGCCGTCGATCCGCACCGCGCCATGGGCAAGGCCATCAATGCCGCTTTTGCCAGCTACGGCCCACCTCTCGCTGGTTGGGCCAGCGAGGCCGAACGCGAGGCGCGTGACAGTCAGATCGTCATTGTCCAGGCGACGGTCAGCGGCCGGATCGAACATTTTCTCTCGCGCAACACGACGACGGGTCGACTTGGCCCGGTCGCAATGCCGGGCGAGCCGCTACCCAAATTGCCTGTAAGCACCGCAAAGCTGATTGAAACCATCGACGCTGCTTCGGGCCAGCACATGGCCTGCGTTGTATCGATCGAGGGCAATGTCGCCCGGCTGGTTTCCGCCCGGCCGGTTCAGGTCAGCGCCGGGGCGCAGCTCGAGGCGGCGGTGGAACGGGTCGACGCCAAGGTCTGGATGCCCGCCGAAGCGGTGAGGCGCTTTAATCCCACCCAACTCTCCCAATTGCTTCATCCGCGCCTGACCGATGATCATCGGGCAGTCGCAATTGCATCGGGCCTCGGCGTTTCACCCGGCGCCGCGAGCGGGGAAATCGTCTTTACCCCCGACGATGCCGCGCGTTGCCGCGCGCGCGGGCGCCATTGCATCCTGGTGGTCATGGAAACCGGCCCGGGCGATATCGAGGGCATGAAAGCCGCCACCGGGTTCGTCACCGCTCGGGGCGGAATGACCAGCCACGCCGCTGTCGTGGCCCGAATAACCGGAAAGCCTTGTGTTGCCGGCCTGCGGATCTTGCAGATCGATGCCGAAAACGGCACCTGCAAGATCGGCGATCAGACGTTCACGACCGGCCAGCGCATCACCATCGATGGGTCCGAGGGCGCGATTTACGAAGGCGCTTTACCGCTTTCCCGTCCCCATATCGGCGGGGCGCTTTCGCGGCTATTGGACTGGGCTGACGACAGCCGCACGATTGCCGTCAGGACAAATGCCGAAACCATAGAGGCCGCCCGGACGGCCCTGAGCTTCGGTGCCGAAGGAATCGGGCTGGCGCGTTCCGAACACATGTTTTTTTCCGGCGAGCGCATGCGGGCTCTCCGCCGCCTGATCCTGTCTGAAAACGAGCAGGATCGCGCCACTGCCCTTGAGGGACTGGTCGATTATCAGGCGGCCGATTACGCCGCACTGTTCCAGACAATGCAGAACAAGCCCGTCAACGTGCGCCTCTTCGATCCGCCCCTGCACGAATTTCTGCCGCGCAGCGAAGACGATATCGAAGATACCGCCGAGGCGTTGGGCCTCTCGCTCAAGGCGCTCAAGGCGCGTTTGCAGCGCCTCGATGAGGTCAATCCCATGCTCGGCCATCGCGGTGTGCGGCTGGTCATCACCTATCCCGAAATTCTTGCCATGCAGGTGCGGGCCCTGGTGGCCGGCGTCGAAGCGGCCATGGACAATCAGGATCTGCCGGTCAATCTTGAGATCATGGTGCCCTTCGTCACATCGGCCCGGGAGGTCGCCTGGGTCAAATCTCGCATCATGGATATCGTGGGCAATGCGCCGGTCTTCCAGCGCGGTGCCAATCTGGCGTTCGGCACCATGATCGAATTGCCCCGCGCATGCCTGAGGGCGGGAGACATCGCCAAAGAAGTCGATTTCATTTCCTTTGGCACCAACGACCTCACCCAGACGACCTATGGCATCTCCCGCGATGACGCGCCGGCCTTTCTCGCGACATATCATCGCCGGGGGCTCTATGATGTCGACCCGTTCGTCACCATCGATCAGCGCGGCGTGGGCGAATTGATCCGCATCGCCATCGAGCGGGGCAGGGCGGTCAATCCGCATTTGAAGGTCGGCATCTGCGGCGAACACGCCGGCGAAACCAATTCGCTGCGGTTTTTTTCCGGGCTGGACATCGATTATGTCAGCTGCTCGCCCTATCGCGTGCCGGTGGCGCGTATGGTTCTGGCACAGTCGGACAACGCCAGTTAA
- the ispH gene encoding 4-hydroxy-3-methylbut-2-enyl diphosphate reductase: MTDKPSLDILLCAPRGFCAGVDRAIQIVDLALKKYGAPVYVRHEIVHNKFVVDGLRAKGAIFVEELEEIPEGTDAPVIFSAHGVAKSVPAEAKHRNMFFLDATCPLVTKVHVEAQRHAEEGHDIVLIGHRGHPEVIGTMGQLPPGKITLIETVADAEAFTPRDPDNLALVTQTTLSVDDTSAMVMVLKSRFPNIAVPAKEDICYATTNRQEAVKAVAPRVDAMIVVGAPNSSNSMRLVEVGERAGCRVSVLVQRAGDIDWDQFGDISSLGITAGASAPESLVEEVIGAFAERFNVNVEIAVTAEENIAFNIPRVLRQLEEASGH; this comes from the coding sequence ATGACCGACAAGCCCAGCCTCGACATCCTTTTGTGCGCGCCGCGCGGATTTTGCGCCGGTGTGGATCGTGCCATCCAGATCGTCGATCTGGCGCTCAAAAAGTACGGGGCGCCGGTCTATGTGCGCCACGAGATCGTTCACAACAAGTTCGTTGTGGACGGGTTGCGCGCCAAGGGTGCGATCTTTGTCGAAGAGCTCGAAGAAATTCCCGAGGGCACTGATGCGCCGGTGATCTTTTCGGCGCACGGGGTGGCAAAATCGGTGCCCGCCGAAGCCAAACATCGCAACATGTTCTTTCTCGATGCCACCTGCCCGCTTGTAACCAAGGTGCATGTGGAAGCCCAGCGCCATGCCGAAGAGGGGCATGATATCGTTTTGATCGGGCATCGGGGGCATCCCGAAGTGATCGGCACGATGGGGCAATTGCCGCCGGGCAAGATCACGCTGATCGAAACTGTTGCGGATGCAGAGGCGTTCACGCCGCGCGACCCGGACAATCTGGCGCTGGTGACCCAGACCACGCTGTCGGTGGACGACACAAGCGCCATGGTGATGGTGCTCAAGAGCCGGTTCCCCAATATCGCCGTGCCGGCCAAGGAAGACATCTGCTACGCCACCACCAATCGGCAGGAGGCTGTGAAAGCCGTAGCGCCGCGGGTGGATGCGATGATCGTGGTGGGGGCGCCCAATTCATCGAACTCGATGCGGCTTGTGGAAGTGGGCGAGCGGGCCGGATGCAGGGTTTCGGTGCTCGTCCAGCGCGCCGGAGATATAGACTGGGACCAGTTCGGAGATATTTCTTCGCTGGGCATCACAGCCGGCGCTTCGGCACCTGAATCTTTGGTGGAGGAAGTGATCGGGGCCTTTGCCGAGCGGTTCAACGTCAATGTCGAGATCGCCGTAACGGCGGAAGAAAATATCGCCTTCAACATTCCCCGCGTGTTGCGCCAGCTCGAAGAGGCGTCGGGGCATTGA
- the rnhA gene encoding ribonuclease HI: MSETVIIHTDGACSGNPGPGGWGAVLEYNGTVKELKGGMAQTTNNQMELTAAIEALNALKRPCSVEIHTDSQYVKNGIQGWLHGWKRNGWKTAAKKPVKNVELWQALDAATKRHTITWHWVKGHAGHDLNERADRLANEGMAPFKGR; encoded by the coding sequence TTGAGCGAAACGGTGATTATCCACACCGACGGGGCCTGTTCGGGTAATCCCGGTCCTGGCGGCTGGGGCGCGGTGCTCGAATACAATGGCACCGTCAAGGAACTCAAGGGCGGCATGGCCCAGACCACCAACAACCAGATGGAGCTGACCGCCGCCATTGAAGCGCTCAATGCGCTCAAGCGCCCCTGCTCGGTGGAAATCCACACCGACAGCCAGTACGTCAAGAACGGCATTCAGGGCTGGCTGCACGGCTGGAAGCGCAATGGCTGGAAGACAGCAGCTAAAAAGCCGGTCAAGAATGTTGAACTCTGGCAGGCGCTCGATGCCGCAACAAAACGGCACACCATCACCTGGCACTGGGTGAAGGGACATGCGGGGCACGACCTCAACGAACGCGCCGACCGGCTGGCGAACGAAGGCATGGCGCCCTTCAAGGGGCGCTAA
- a CDS encoding DUF808 domain-containing protein codes for MSVGLLALLDDVAALAKVAATSVDDIAGQAMKAGAKAAGAMIDDAAVTPKYVQGFKPERELPIVGKIALGSIKNKLIFLLPAALLLSAFLPWMINPLLMLGGAYLCYEGAEKVYEGLFPHQAHEHEKKIVPSAASAEKLEAEKVAGAIKTDFILSAEIMTIALAQIPAGNVVNQALVLLIVALGMTILVYGGVALIVKADDVGLYLAKDGKTGWGRAIGRGLVAGMPVFLKWLAIVGTAAMLWVGGGIIVHGLAGMGFAGPEHWIEDVAHLVEGAVPAIAGALNWLTIAVISGILGLVIGFILIPVAEFAIAPVLGLFRKQKPAAH; via the coding sequence ATGAGCGTCGGTCTTCTCGCCCTTCTCGATGATGTCGCCGCCCTCGCCAAGGTGGCGGCGACTTCGGTCGACGATATCGCCGGCCAGGCCATGAAGGCCGGCGCCAAGGCAGCCGGGGCGATGATCGACGACGCCGCGGTGACGCCCAAATACGTCCAGGGCTTCAAGCCCGAGCGCGAACTGCCGATCGTCGGCAAGATCGCCCTGGGCTCGATCAAAAACAAGCTGATCTTCCTTCTGCCTGCTGCCCTTCTGCTCAGCGCGTTTCTGCCCTGGATGATCAATCCGCTGCTCATGCTGGGCGGGGCCTATCTGTGCTATGAAGGTGCCGAAAAGGTCTATGAAGGCCTCTTCCCGCACCAGGCACACGAGCACGAGAAAAAAATCGTTCCGTCCGCGGCCAGTGCCGAAAAACTCGAGGCGGAAAAGGTCGCCGGTGCGATCAAGACCGACTTCATCCTGTCCGCCGAAATCATGACCATCGCACTGGCGCAGATCCCGGCCGGCAATGTCGTCAACCAGGCACTGGTGCTTCTGATTGTGGCCCTTGGCATGACCATTCTCGTTTATGGCGGTGTGGCCCTGATCGTCAAAGCCGACGATGTGGGGCTTTATCTGGCAAAGGACGGCAAGACCGGCTGGGGTCGTGCCATCGGCCGGGGACTGGTCGCGGGCATGCCGGTCTTTCTCAAATGGCTCGCCATCGTCGGCACGGCCGCCATGCTCTGGGTCGGCGGCGGTATCATCGTCCACGGGTTGGCAGGCATGGGTTTTGCCGGACCCGAACACTGGATTGAAGACGTTGCTCACTTGGTAGAGGGCGCAGTCCCAGCCATCGCAGGTGCTCTCAACTGGCTGACGATTGCTGTCATCTCGGGAATACTCGGCCTCGTGATCGGTTTTATCCTGATCCCGGTGGCCGAATTCGCCATCGCGCCGGTGCTAGGCCTGTTCCGCAAGCAAAAGCCGGCCGCGCACTGA
- the glyS gene encoding glycine--tRNA ligase subunit beta: MPELLLELFSEEIPARLQRRAAEDLKKAVTDALVEKGLVYESAGAFATPRRLALTVTGLPAASPDTREERKGPKVGAPQQALDGFLRAAGLSSIDQAKVQSDEKKGDFYVAVIEKKGAPAIDILRDILPATVKTFPWGKPMRWGAGRLEWVRPLRAITATFGPEGEEPDVIEFELGAVTSGNTTYGHRFMAPGAIKVRRFDDYVQALEKARVVLDIDRRKQIIRTDAEQLAFAQGLELIVDEGLLEEVAGLVEWPVVMMGSFDETFLKVPEEVIIATIRANQKCFCLRDSATGKLANKFILTSNIVAEDDGKTIVAGNERVIRARLSDAKFFYETDLETPLLDNLPKLEDVVFHAKLGTQAERVSRIEKLAAEIAPLVGADVEDAKRAAKLSKADLPTGMVGEFPELQGLMGRYYALAQGERPQVATAIEEHYKPLGPSDRVPTEPVAISVALADKLDILTGFWAIDEKPTGSKDPYALRRAALGVIRLIVDNKLRLSLSRFVSDGDLLSFFHDRLKVSLRDSGARHDLVDAVISSDTDDILQIVSRVAALSSLLAAEDGKALLAGYKRAANILTAEEKKDGRAYADPIDAGRLSTPEEQSLGTAIAQARTDVTARLENDDYAGAISVLASLRTPVDAFFESVLVNDPDPAIRANRLNLLASLRDTMHLVADFSKVAG; this comes from the coding sequence ATGCCCGAATTGCTGCTTGAGCTCTTTTCCGAGGAAATTCCCGCACGTCTTCAGCGCCGGGCAGCCGAGGACCTCAAGAAGGCCGTAACAGATGCTCTGGTTGAAAAGGGCCTTGTTTATGAAAGCGCTGGCGCCTTCGCCACGCCGCGCCGCCTGGCGCTGACGGTCACCGGTCTGCCTGCCGCTTCGCCCGACACGCGCGAAGAACGCAAAGGTCCCAAGGTTGGCGCGCCCCAGCAGGCTCTCGATGGTTTCCTGCGCGCCGCCGGTCTGTCGAGCATCGATCAGGCAAAGGTCCAGTCCGACGAAAAGAAGGGCGACTTCTACGTCGCGGTGATCGAGAAAAAGGGCGCTCCAGCGATCGATATCTTGCGCGATATTCTGCCCGCAACCGTAAAGACCTTCCCTTGGGGCAAGCCCATGCGCTGGGGTGCCGGCAGGCTGGAATGGGTCCGCCCGCTCCGCGCCATCACCGCAACCTTTGGCCCCGAAGGTGAAGAGCCCGATGTGATCGAATTTGAACTGGGTGCCGTGACCTCGGGCAACACCACCTACGGCCACCGGTTCATGGCCCCCGGTGCCATAAAGGTCCGGCGCTTTGACGATTACGTGCAGGCGCTCGAAAAGGCGCGCGTGGTTCTCGACATCGACCGCCGCAAGCAGATCATCAGAACCGACGCCGAACAGCTCGCCTTCGCTCAGGGGCTCGAACTGATCGTCGATGAGGGCCTGCTCGAAGAAGTCGCCGGGCTGGTCGAATGGCCGGTGGTCATGATGGGGTCGTTCGACGAGACGTTTCTTAAAGTCCCCGAGGAGGTGATCATCGCCACCATTCGCGCCAACCAGAAATGCTTCTGCCTCAGAGACAGCGCGACGGGGAAACTGGCCAACAAATTCATCCTCACCTCCAACATCGTCGCCGAGGATGACGGCAAGACCATTGTTGCGGGCAATGAACGCGTCATCCGCGCCCGCCTGTCCGACGCCAAATTCTTCTACGAAACAGACCTGGAAACCCCGCTGCTCGACAATCTGCCCAAGCTCGAAGACGTGGTCTTCCACGCCAAATTGGGAACACAGGCCGAACGGGTCTCCCGCATCGAAAAACTGGCCGCCGAAATCGCCCCGCTGGTTGGCGCCGATGTTGAAGACGCAAAACGCGCCGCAAAACTCTCAAAGGCCGATCTGCCCACCGGTATGGTGGGCGAATTCCCTGAACTTCAAGGCCTGATGGGCCGCTATTATGCGCTGGCGCAGGGCGAAAGGCCCCAGGTCGCCACGGCCATCGAAGAACACTACAAGCCCCTCGGCCCCTCCGATCGCGTGCCCACCGAACCGGTCGCCATCTCTGTCGCGCTTGCCGACAAGCTCGATATCCTCACCGGCTTCTGGGCGATTGATGAAAAGCCGACAGGCAGCAAAGACCCCTACGCCCTGCGGCGTGCGGCACTGGGGGTGATCCGGCTGATCGTGGACAACAAGCTGCGGCTCTCGCTCAGCCGCTTCGTATCCGATGGCGATCTCCTCTCGTTCTTCCATGATCGCCTCAAGGTCTCGCTCCGCGATTCCGGCGCCCGTCACGACCTCGTCGATGCGGTGATTTCGTCAGATACTGACGACATCCTGCAGATCGTCTCGCGCGTTGCTGCGCTGTCCTCGCTGCTCGCTGCCGAAGACGGCAAGGCCCTTCTCGCCGGATACAAGCGCGCCGCGAATATCCTCACCGCAGAGGAGAAAAAGGACGGCCGCGCCTATGCCGACCCGATCGATGCTGGAAGGCTTTCCACCCCCGAGGAACAGAGCCTCGGCACAGCCATTGCACAGGCCCGCACCGACGTAACCGCCCGTCTCGAAAACGACGACTACGCCGGTGCCATCTCGGTGCTCGCCTCGCTCCGCACCCCCGTCGATGCCTTTTTCGAATCCGTCCTCGTCAACGACCCCGATCCTGCCATCCGCGCCAACCGCCTCAATCTTCTGGCGTCCCTGCGCGATACGATGCATCTGGTCGCCGACTTCTCAAAGGTCGCAGGCTAG
- a CDS encoding VOC family protein: protein MYIQFAELPVTDQDRAKAFYTGKLDCEVAADAPMGADGWRWIELKFPGTQTNLHFIRRENDTPSDMPVLVFVADDVAGTIEALRVKGVEIVTEPHEPTWQPGRAVAEFRDSEGNRMVIGTP from the coding sequence ATGTACATTCAGTTTGCCGAACTGCCGGTTACCGATCAGGATCGCGCCAAAGCGTTCTATACCGGAAAGCTCGATTGCGAAGTGGCTGCAGACGCGCCGATGGGGGCCGATGGCTGGAGATGGATCGAACTCAAATTTCCCGGGACGCAAACCAATCTGCACTTCATCCGCCGCGAGAACGACACGCCCTCGGATATGCCCGTTCTGGTGTTCGTTGCAGATGACGTGGCGGGTACCATCGAGGCGCTCCGCGTCAAGGGGGTCGAGATTGTCACCGAACCGCACGAGCCCACCTGGCAGCCCGGCCGAGCCGTGGCCGAATTTCGCGACAGCGAAGGCAATCGCATGGTGATCGGTACGCCATAG
- a CDS encoding alpha/beta fold hydrolase, with translation MRKLRLLAALVGAGLLIGPQSSVAQASAEAPMTPTAEMTMTQSPKTGTLKVPGATLYYESWGHGPMLLIIPGGPQDAGVFADLAHALADRYTVVAYDPRGNSRSTFDGAIQPLDLDIQADDAAALIDALGQGQAYVMGTSGGAHIGLNLAARYPEKVKAVVAHEPPSTMLLEDPAEAIAFDEAVHATYKSEGVEAAMGMFFGAAGMSESPEADAAPDFEMSPEAAETFARVSGNFEYWLAHAMLPLSHYTPDVETLKAGAPRVIVGIGADSRGSPIEELSMALVNALGVVPVTFPGDHTGFEPHADAFAETLHQTFGANQGDS, from the coding sequence ATGAGAAAGCTTCGATTGCTGGCGGCTCTGGTCGGTGCGGGTCTTCTGATCGGCCCTCAGAGTTCCGTGGCGCAGGCATCCGCCGAAGCCCCCATGACCCCAACAGCAGAGATGACAATGACCCAATCCCCGAAAACCGGCACGCTGAAGGTGCCCGGCGCAACGCTCTATTACGAAAGCTGGGGCCATGGCCCCATGCTTCTCATCATTCCCGGCGGACCTCAGGATGCCGGGGTTTTTGCCGATCTTGCCCATGCGCTGGCAGATCGCTACACCGTTGTCGCTTACGACCCGCGCGGCAATTCGCGCTCGACATTCGATGGGGCCATTCAGCCTCTCGACCTTGACATCCAGGCTGACGACGCTGCCGCGTTGATCGACGCACTGGGGCAGGGACAGGCCTACGTCATGGGGACCAGTGGCGGGGCCCATATCGGGCTCAACCTCGCCGCACGCTATCCCGAAAAGGTCAAGGCGGTTGTCGCCCACGAGCCGCCGTCCACGATGCTGCTCGAGGATCCCGCCGAGGCAATTGCCTTCGATGAGGCGGTTCACGCGACCTACAAAAGCGAGGGCGTTGAGGCCGCCATGGGAATGTTCTTCGGCGCCGCCGGCATGTCCGAGAGCCCCGAAGCGGACGCTGCGCCCGATTTCGAGATGTCGCCCGAAGCCGCCGAAACCTTCGCGCGCGTCAGCGGCAATTTCGAGTATTGGCTCGCCCACGCCATGTTGCCGCTCTCGCACTACACGCCCGACGTTGAAACGCTCAAGGCTGGCGCGCCGCGGGTGATCGTCGGCATCGGTGCGGATTCCAGGGGCAGCCCCATCGAGGAACTCAGCATGGCTCTCGTGAACGCGTTGGGCGTTGTTCCTGTCACATTCCCCGGCGATCATACGGGCTTTGAGCCCCATGCCGATGCGTTCGCCGAAACCTTGCACCAGACGTTCGGCGCCAACCAGGGAGACAGCTAA
- a CDS encoding TetR/AcrR family transcriptional regulator, which translates to MPKAETNSGTAIETTPRSARKRQAILEAATEIFLINGYLGTNMDEIAARSAVSKQTVYKHFSSKEALFIEIVSSLTDRTGDRVHGDAPPVDPENLAAYLEEYAFRQLYIVLNPRIMQLRRLVIGEVPRFPELARVLYERGPLRAIGILANLFESLKARGLLRFDDSMVAASHFNWLVMSTPLNQAMLLGDDAIPDSEALRKEARDGVRVFLAAYGR; encoded by the coding sequence ATGCCAAAAGCGGAAACGAATTCAGGAACGGCTATCGAGACGACGCCCCGTTCGGCGCGCAAGCGGCAGGCAATCCTTGAAGCGGCGACAGAGATATTTCTTATCAACGGCTATCTCGGGACCAACATGGACGAGATCGCGGCGCGCTCGGCGGTATCCAAACAGACCGTCTATAAGCACTTTTCCTCAAAGGAGGCCCTGTTCATCGAGATCGTGTCCTCGCTGACCGACAGGACGGGCGACCGCGTCCATGGAGACGCACCGCCGGTCGATCCAGAGAACCTGGCAGCCTATCTGGAGGAATATGCCTTTCGCCAGCTCTATATCGTTCTCAACCCGCGTATCATGCAACTGCGGCGGCTGGTGATCGGCGAAGTGCCGAGGTTTCCCGAACTGGCGCGGGTTCTTTACGAGCGCGGGCCACTGCGGGCGATCGGAATCCTTGCCAATCTGTTCGAGTCACTCAAGGCGCGGGGACTGCTGAGGTTTGACGATTCGATGGTTGCGGCGTCGCATTTCAACTGGCTGGTGATGTCGACCCCGCTCAATCAGGCGATGCTCTTGGGCGACGACGCCATCCCCGACTCCGAAGCACTGCGCAAGGAAGCGCGGGACGGTGTCAGAGTCTTTCTCGCGGCATATGGGCGATAG